A window of the Cystobacter fuscus genome harbors these coding sequences:
- a CDS encoding YbhB/YbcL family Raf kinase inhibitor-like protein, whose translation MQSVLRSMFAVSFMLVAACTSARTGLNPGGIPVKTNPYASLPPAESFTLESTDVRDGEAMPVAQLSGLFGAGGQDVSPQLSWSGFPANTRGFAVTMYDPDAPTASGFWHWAVVDIPASVTSLPTGAGSEDGSKLPPGAFQLPNDARAKRYLGAAPPPGSGKHRYYIVVHALDVESLQIPPDATPAFLGFNLLGHTLGRAILTPTFEL comes from the coding sequence GTGCAGTCCGTCTTGAGATCGATGTTCGCTGTTTCATTCATGCTGGTCGCCGCGTGCACGAGCGCGCGCACCGGACTCAATCCAGGAGGCATCCCCGTGAAGACCAATCCCTATGCATCCCTTCCCCCCGCCGAGAGCTTCACCCTGGAGAGCACGGACGTCCGTGACGGTGAAGCGATGCCCGTGGCACAGCTCAGTGGCCTCTTCGGCGCTGGGGGACAGGATGTTTCCCCTCAGCTGTCGTGGAGTGGCTTTCCCGCCAACACGCGCGGTTTCGCCGTCACCATGTACGATCCCGACGCGCCCACGGCGAGTGGCTTCTGGCATTGGGCCGTGGTCGATATTCCCGCGAGCGTGACGAGCCTTCCCACGGGAGCCGGCTCGGAAGACGGCTCGAAGTTGCCTCCGGGTGCGTTCCAGCTTCCGAACGACGCGCGGGCGAAGCGCTACCTTGGCGCGGCACCGCCTCCGGGGAGTGGCAAGCACCGCTACTACATCGTCGTCCACGCGCTCGACGTGGAGTCGCTCCAGATTCCTCCGGACGCGACCCCCGCGTTCCTGGGCTTCAACCTGCTCGGCCATACGTTGGGCAGGGCCATCCTCACGCCGACATTCGAGCTTTGA
- a CDS encoding DUF3006 domain-containing protein — translation MRLMGALGGVACGTPEGAVQVEVLEDEVAQVVPVGGGEARVVPRATLPRDVREGDVVREGRGDAELGARLAREVAEWRARLAVSVPDGLDLDSGAPESLTRRKEY, via the coding sequence ATGAGGCTCATGGGAGCGCTGGGTGGGGTGGCGTGTGGCACGCCGGAAGGAGCGGTGCAGGTGGAGGTGTTGGAGGACGAGGTGGCGCAGGTCGTCCCGGTGGGGGGCGGCGAGGCGCGGGTGGTGCCGCGCGCCACGCTGCCCCGGGACGTCCGGGAAGGAGACGTGGTGCGCGAGGGCCGCGGGGACGCGGAGTTGGGAGCGAGGCTCGCGCGGGAGGTGGCCGAGTGGCGGGCCCGTCTGGCCGTCAGCGTACCTGACGGGCTGGACCTGGACTCAGGAGCCCCTGAGTCGTTGACGAGGCGGAAGGAATATTGA
- a CDS encoding DUF2007 domain-containing protein has translation MHTSASESDLCLLTTCADALEASALRSLLDADGIACVVQGEHHNGMLGPAMGGAIIEVRVLVAWKDLERARALLESEVETPEERAAALAAGVEEEAPPPCPVHGEVSTAVCTGCDTFLCARCDVQGSPPLCEDCQERKSAVPGPKWHRRRQLVGWLVLGMFGFGGIL, from the coding sequence ATGCACACGTCGGCATCGGAGTCGGATCTCTGTCTGCTCACCACCTGTGCCGATGCGCTCGAGGCCTCGGCGCTGCGCTCCCTGCTCGACGCGGATGGCATCGCCTGCGTCGTCCAAGGCGAGCATCACAATGGGATGCTCGGCCCCGCGATGGGCGGCGCCATCATCGAGGTGCGAGTGTTGGTTGCCTGGAAGGACCTCGAGCGGGCACGCGCCCTGCTCGAGTCCGAGGTGGAGACGCCGGAAGAACGGGCCGCCGCGCTCGCCGCCGGCGTGGAGGAGGAGGCGCCCCCTCCCTGTCCCGTGCACGGCGAGGTCTCCACGGCCGTGTGTACGGGGTGTGACACCTTCCTGTGCGCGCGCTGTGACGTCCAGGGCTCGCCCCCGCTGTGCGAGGATTGTCAGGAGCGCAAGAGCGCCGTTCCGGGCCCGAAATGGCACCGCCGCCGCCAGCTCGTCGGCTGGTTGGTGCTCGGCATGTTCGGCTTCGGCGGCATCCTCTAG
- the dgt gene encoding dGTPase, whose protein sequence is MVKPLSYATLISPKRVRTSSIPNRSLATETDSDHGRVLFSTAWRRLQQKAQVFPLEDNAAVRSRLTHSMEVSYIGRLIALEVIETAQQKKLSSSWGLKDREIPFRNIVETACLTHDIGNPPFGHFGEHAIREWFEKHAINALRESIKGLKAAQLAIFRDKLLPDFTTFDGNAQGLRILTKLQWNTDEFGLNLTLSQIAAFLKYVRPPYMKAKPNRPFEKKPGFFFSEEPIVREAWRVLGLKQGQRHPLAYIMEASDDIAYCLSDIEDALEKGITDEERFRNALEKIWQDEASKAGVLATNFLPEILRKAWESGAKSRAKGASFFTFKTNFTRELTSKAAELYVENHDQILNGTAQSLLELSKPHKAALDSLKAYARRNIFTTTDAEHLELAGFQVVKGLLEHLRPLLVLPADKFATMVDGKKLSGFDLERRLFNLLPKKHLLAYEEAVHGKHRPAKVPSELVEWFARAHLMVDFISGMTDRYALETYQLLAGIKV, encoded by the coding sequence ATGGTCAAGCCTCTATCGTATGCAACTCTCATCTCCCCTAAGCGAGTGCGTACCTCCTCGATTCCGAATCGCTCCTTGGCGACCGAGACCGATAGCGACCATGGACGGGTCCTTTTTTCCACCGCCTGGAGGCGGTTGCAGCAAAAGGCCCAGGTCTTTCCCCTCGAAGACAACGCTGCGGTCCGTAGTCGGCTTACTCACTCCATGGAGGTTTCCTACATTGGGCGCCTCATCGCTTTGGAAGTGATTGAGACGGCGCAACAGAAGAAACTATCCAGCTCCTGGGGACTGAAAGATCGAGAGATCCCGTTTCGAAACATTGTTGAGACGGCGTGCCTGACTCACGACATTGGCAATCCCCCGTTCGGTCATTTCGGAGAGCATGCAATCCGCGAATGGTTCGAGAAGCATGCGATTAATGCGCTGCGAGAGTCCATCAAAGGGCTAAAGGCCGCACAGCTTGCGATATTTAGGGATAAGCTTTTGCCGGACTTCACAACGTTTGATGGTAACGCGCAGGGGCTTCGCATTCTAACGAAGCTGCAGTGGAATACCGACGAGTTCGGCCTCAACCTCACGCTTAGCCAGATTGCAGCCTTCCTTAAGTACGTGCGGCCTCCCTATATGAAGGCCAAGCCGAATCGGCCTTTCGAGAAGAAGCCTGGCTTCTTTTTTTCGGAGGAACCCATTGTGCGAGAGGCATGGAGAGTCCTTGGACTCAAGCAAGGACAGCGCCACCCACTCGCTTACATCATGGAAGCGTCTGATGATATCGCTTATTGCTTGAGCGACATCGAAGATGCGCTCGAAAAAGGAATAACTGACGAAGAGCGGTTCCGAAACGCCCTTGAGAAGATCTGGCAAGATGAAGCCAGTAAGGCAGGGGTTTTGGCCACAAACTTCCTGCCAGAGATCCTGAGAAAAGCTTGGGAAAGCGGAGCAAAGTCTCGTGCGAAAGGCGCTAGTTTTTTCACGTTCAAGACGAACTTTACTCGTGAACTCACATCGAAGGCTGCCGAGCTTTACGTAGAGAACCACGATCAGATTCTGAATGGAACAGCCCAGTCTCTGCTCGAACTCTCAAAGCCGCACAAGGCTGCACTCGATTCACTCAAGGCTTATGCGCGTCGGAACATCTTCACGACAACGGACGCCGAACACCTTGAGCTCGCTGGATTCCAGGTCGTGAAGGGGCTTCTTGAGCACCTGCGTCCGTTGCTGGTTTTGCCAGCGGACAAATTTGCCACAATGGTCGATGGCAAGAAACTTTCGGGTTTCGACCTTGAACGTCGGCTGTTCAATCTCCTGCCGAAGAAACACCTGCTCGCATACGAAGAAGCGGTGCATGGGAAGCATCGGCCAGCCAAGGTCCCGTCCGAGTTGGTTGAATGGTTCGCCCGCGCCCACCTGATGGTGGACTTCATCTCCGGCATGACTGACCGGTATGCGCTTGAAACATACCAACTTCTCGCTGGAATCAAGGTGTAG
- a CDS encoding glutathione S-transferase family protein yields MGTSPFLVGPQLTLADISLCTALGIWRGALGRTMPDTLSAYWERLQARPAYQRAMQANT; encoded by the coding sequence GTGGGTACGAGCCCCTTCCTCGTGGGCCCCCAGCTCACGCTCGCGGACATCTCCCTGTGCACCGCGCTGGGTATCTGGCGCGGCGCGCTGGGCCGGACGATGCCGGACACGCTCTCCGCCTACTGGGAGCGGCTGCAGGCGCGCCCGGCCTACCAGCGCGCGATGCAGGCGAATACGTAG
- a CDS encoding SPFH domain-containing protein, which produces MSANNSIHNNHEPVRNEYLDQVREQQQRVEVDLKARKMVAQVQAPMGGRARALAAVAAPREIPGNAVDVRITGFWRWKTVVVPPNAYVVHTRRGHAQPLHIGLGVSFPFNPATDSFLVVPGAMQTILINAHCICRELQGLLVQGYVQWIIEDFATAYKKLDFTDAEEPMRVVNVQLREQAEAAIKDKVATMSIDAVLSDKQPIIEELTARLRHVAEGLGGGDKGLGLRIVTVQVKEAVVSSGRLWESLQKPFRAERERVARLATLETEEAIAHREQEVEQARERMRLESEGELSMLRARKEAEAYDREQAEHLRRRQREEEDARKLAVEHQQTALQNAELEKARLAVEAELAKLKQEVEAAQRKRQALAAIDVLDTERAAANRQARAELELQDDRERILNGRTPANLQARLVELLPAIAEKLPQPQELRSVSIGGAAGAQEGQALTTLVTQMLALAGALKPETSERRES; this is translated from the coding sequence ATGTCGGCGAACAACAGCATCCACAACAACCACGAGCCGGTGCGCAACGAGTACCTGGACCAGGTGCGCGAGCAGCAGCAGCGCGTCGAGGTGGACCTGAAGGCCCGCAAGATGGTGGCGCAGGTGCAGGCGCCCATGGGCGGCCGGGCCCGGGCGCTGGCCGCCGTCGCGGCCCCCCGCGAGATTCCAGGCAACGCCGTGGACGTGCGCATCACGGGCTTCTGGCGGTGGAAGACGGTGGTGGTGCCGCCCAACGCCTACGTCGTGCACACCCGGCGCGGCCATGCGCAGCCGCTGCACATCGGCCTGGGGGTGTCCTTCCCCTTCAACCCGGCCACGGACTCGTTCCTGGTGGTCCCGGGCGCCATGCAGACCATCCTCATCAACGCGCACTGCATCTGCCGCGAGCTGCAGGGGCTGCTGGTGCAGGGCTACGTGCAGTGGATCATCGAGGACTTCGCCACGGCCTACAAGAAGCTGGACTTCACGGACGCCGAGGAGCCCATGCGGGTGGTGAACGTGCAGCTGCGCGAGCAGGCGGAGGCGGCCATCAAGGACAAGGTGGCCACCATGAGCATCGACGCGGTGCTCTCGGACAAGCAGCCCATCATCGAGGAGCTGACGGCGCGGCTGCGCCACGTGGCCGAGGGCCTGGGCGGGGGCGACAAGGGCCTGGGGCTGCGGATCGTCACGGTGCAGGTGAAGGAGGCGGTGGTGAGCTCCGGGCGGCTGTGGGAGAGCCTGCAGAAGCCCTTCCGGGCCGAGCGCGAGCGCGTGGCGCGGCTGGCCACGCTCGAGACGGAGGAGGCCATTGCCCACCGGGAGCAGGAGGTGGAGCAGGCGCGCGAGCGGATGCGGCTGGAGAGCGAGGGCGAGCTGTCCATGCTGCGCGCGCGCAAGGAGGCGGAGGCGTACGACCGGGAGCAGGCCGAGCACCTGCGGCGGCGGCAGCGCGAGGAGGAGGACGCGCGGAAGCTGGCCGTGGAGCACCAGCAGACGGCGCTGCAGAACGCCGAGCTGGAGAAGGCGCGGCTGGCCGTGGAGGCGGAGCTGGCGAAGCTCAAGCAGGAGGTGGAGGCGGCGCAGCGCAAGCGACAGGCGCTGGCGGCCATCGACGTGCTGGACACGGAGCGGGCGGCGGCCAACCGGCAGGCCCGCGCGGAGCTGGAGCTACAGGACGACCGCGAGCGCATCCTCAACGGGCGGACCCCGGCCAACCTCCAGGCGCGGCTGGTGGAGCTGCTGCCCGCCATCGCCGAGAAGCTGCCCCAGCCCCAGGAGCTGCGCTCGGTGAGCATTGGCGGTGCGGCAGGCGCCCAGGAGGGCCAGGCGCTGACCACACTGGTGACGCAGATGCTGGCGCTGGCGGGAGCGCTCAAGCCGGAGACCTCCGAGCGCCGGGAGTCCTGA
- a CDS encoding M18 family aminopeptidase, with the protein MTASATDAAAQDLLAFIDASPTPYHAVAEASRRLTAQGYRALDEREPWDLKPGDKFFVTRGDTSIAAFHLGQTPVDRAGFRLVGAHTDSPNLRVKPQPQAGRAGYHQLGVEVYGGVLFSTWMDRDLSLAGRVVTARDGKLAHHLVDFRRPLLRIPNLAIHLNRSVNTDGLKLNAQEHLVPVLALERSGAVDLKALLVEELARHSVQASAGDLLGYDLCLYDTQPSTRSGAFGEFLHAPRLDNLASSHAGLSALLALESPGAATRGVVLYDHEECGSVSAQGAASPFLKDLLERITHAHSDGRRDAFHRAMRHSFLVSADMAHAVHPNYASMHEPKHQPLLGGGPVIKSNVNQSYATDGETWAWFALCCREAGVVPQNFVTRTDLGCGSTIGPISAGELGIRTVDVGSPMLSMHSIREMAAAADVAAMISVLRQHYSR; encoded by the coding sequence ATGACCGCTTCTGCTACCGACGCCGCCGCCCAGGATCTGCTGGCCTTCATCGATGCCTCGCCCACGCCCTACCACGCCGTGGCCGAGGCGAGCCGCCGCCTCACCGCCCAGGGCTACCGTGCCCTGGACGAGCGCGAGCCCTGGGACTTGAAGCCCGGTGACAAGTTCTTCGTCACCCGGGGCGATACCAGCATCGCCGCCTTCCACCTGGGCCAGACGCCCGTGGACCGCGCGGGCTTCCGCCTCGTGGGGGCCCACACCGACTCGCCCAACCTGCGCGTCAAGCCCCAGCCCCAGGCGGGTCGCGCCGGCTACCACCAGCTCGGCGTGGAGGTGTATGGCGGCGTGCTCTTCAGCACGTGGATGGATCGCGACCTGTCGCTCGCCGGCCGCGTGGTGACGGCCCGGGACGGCAAGCTCGCGCACCACCTGGTGGACTTCCGCCGTCCGCTGCTGCGCATCCCCAACCTCGCCATCCACCTCAACCGCTCCGTCAACACCGACGGCCTCAAGCTCAACGCCCAGGAGCACCTGGTGCCGGTGCTCGCCCTGGAGCGCTCGGGGGCGGTGGACCTGAAGGCGCTGCTCGTCGAGGAGCTGGCGCGCCACTCCGTCCAGGCCAGCGCGGGAGACCTCCTCGGCTATGACCTGTGCCTCTACGACACGCAGCCCTCCACCCGCTCGGGCGCGTTCGGCGAGTTCCTCCATGCGCCGCGCCTGGACAACCTGGCCAGCAGCCACGCGGGCCTGTCCGCGCTGCTCGCCCTGGAGTCACCGGGGGCGGCCACCCGGGGCGTCGTCCTCTATGATCACGAGGAGTGCGGCAGCGTGAGCGCCCAGGGCGCCGCGTCCCCCTTCTTGAAGGATCTGCTCGAGCGCATCACCCATGCGCACTCGGATGGACGGCGGGACGCGTTCCACCGTGCCATGCGCCACTCCTTCCTGGTGTCGGCGGACATGGCGCACGCGGTGCACCCCAACTACGCGTCCATGCACGAGCCCAAGCACCAGCCGCTGCTGGGTGGGGGGCCCGTCATCAAGTCCAACGTCAACCAGTCCTACGCCACCGATGGCGAGACGTGGGCCTGGTTCGCGCTGTGCTGCCGGGAGGCGGGGGTGGTGCCGCAGAACTTCGTCACGCGCACGGACCTGGGCTGTGGCAGCACCATCGGTCCCATCTCCGCGGGCGAGCTGGGCATCCGCACCGTGGACGTGGGCAGCCCCATGCTCTCCATGCACTCCATCCGCGAGATGGCCGCCGCGGCGGACGTGGCGGCGATGATCTCCGTGCTGCGCCAGCACTACTCGCGCTGA
- a CDS encoding Crp/Fnr family transcriptional regulator, with protein sequence MSYTELLSQVPLFSSLEPGDLEQLSARLRPRRLGAGEVLFHRGDMGTDLYIIHEGEVTIRLSAADGKEVTLALLGRGDAFGELSLLDDAPRSTDAVARKDTELLSLQREAFRQFLQERPQVMPKLLAELSQLVRRVTRAVHDASFLDARARLARVLLDLAQSRGRPGAQGVAITSRLTQSELANLCGLTRESTNRWLRFYAREGLLTYEDGVITLLDPEDLSLNAD encoded by the coding sequence ATGTCCTACACGGAACTCCTCTCGCAGGTTCCCCTCTTTTCCTCCCTGGAGCCGGGTGACCTGGAGCAGCTCTCCGCCCGGCTCCGGCCCCGACGTCTGGGCGCCGGGGAGGTCCTCTTCCACCGGGGGGACATGGGCACGGACCTGTACATCATCCACGAGGGCGAGGTGACCATCCGCCTGAGCGCGGCGGACGGCAAGGAGGTCACCCTGGCGCTGTTGGGCCGGGGGGACGCCTTCGGGGAGCTGTCCCTGCTCGACGACGCCCCCCGCTCCACGGACGCCGTGGCGCGCAAGGACACGGAGCTGTTGAGCCTCCAACGAGAGGCCTTCCGGCAGTTCCTCCAGGAGCGGCCCCAGGTGATGCCCAAGCTGCTGGCCGAGCTGAGCCAGCTGGTGCGGCGGGTCACCCGGGCGGTGCACGACGCGAGCTTCCTGGATGCGCGGGCCCGGCTGGCGCGCGTGCTGTTGGACCTGGCCCAGAGCCGGGGCAGGCCCGGCGCCCAGGGGGTGGCCATCACCTCCCGGCTGACCCAGAGCGAGCTGGCCAACCTGTGCGGCCTCACGCGCGAGAGCACCAACCGGTGGCTGCGCTTCTACGCGCGCGAGGGGCTGCTCACCTACGAGGACGGCGTCATCACCCTGTTGGATCCCGAGGACCTGAGCCTCAACGCCGACTGA
- a CDS encoding RecQ family ATP-dependent DNA helicase encodes MRRMPVDLPHFEQAQEGLVRHFGLTEFRPGQAQVISSVLSGRNTVVVMPTGAGKSLCYQLPAMLLPGVTLVISPLIALMKDQVEQLTARGISATFINSSLSDMDRADRLRRLRAGEFKLVYVAPERFRSPSFLDALTQVGVDLLAVDEAHCISQWGHDFRPDYAQLGQVRKRLRPPRTVALTATATPEVRDDIVRSLLMKDPQVFAEGFDRPNLFLEVFDVGGDEDKRRACAGLAKLGGSGIIYCSTRKSAENTHSALCERGVNAILYHAGMDDDARRRAQDEFMSGKDAVAVATNAFGMGIDKPDIRFVAHANIPKAVEAYYQEIGRAGRDRGPAFAALLFNHADVYTQERLIEGNHPSEAVISDLWNVLREVPEYDKGLHVLAAQTGASEFEISAALRILEREGKVERGSRGEGEYGITLTDKAPTTQPHAPDARRLLASFLETFPVGRSATTQLPILARRTGLSSEDIQHALKLLERAGAVKVRRPFSGRTIRALEQVPFRELGVDLSKVREQERRSLMHLKKMTDYAYTKRCRRAFILDYFGQQDVEATCGNCDRCAGSRLQRLEGMGRSSTAPRATPTLAPGRPEGYSELAATELRRWRKELAKDLQVPPFIIFNDETLRGLAAALPIEREAFLAVKGTGESRWERFGVKVVEICLMARAAGHEPIAVAPTPPRVRKGSRSSRS; translated from the coding sequence ATGCGACGGATGCCGGTGGACCTGCCCCATTTCGAGCAAGCCCAGGAGGGATTGGTCCGCCATTTCGGCCTGACCGAGTTCCGCCCGGGGCAGGCGCAGGTCATCAGCTCCGTGCTCAGCGGGCGCAACACGGTGGTGGTGATGCCCACGGGGGCGGGCAAGAGCCTGTGCTACCAGCTCCCGGCGATGCTGCTGCCCGGGGTGACGCTCGTCATCTCCCCGCTCATCGCGCTGATGAAGGATCAGGTGGAGCAGCTCACCGCGCGAGGCATCTCCGCCACGTTCATCAACTCGTCGCTGTCGGACATGGATCGCGCCGACCGCCTGCGGCGCCTGCGCGCGGGCGAGTTCAAGCTCGTCTACGTGGCGCCGGAGCGCTTTCGCAGCCCGAGCTTCCTGGACGCGCTGACCCAGGTGGGAGTGGATCTGCTCGCGGTGGACGAGGCGCACTGCATCTCGCAGTGGGGCCATGACTTCCGGCCGGACTACGCGCAACTGGGCCAGGTGCGCAAGCGCCTGCGGCCGCCGCGCACGGTGGCGCTCACGGCCACGGCCACGCCGGAGGTGCGCGACGACATCGTGCGCTCGTTGTTGATGAAGGACCCGCAGGTGTTCGCCGAGGGCTTCGACAGGCCCAACCTCTTCCTGGAGGTGTTCGACGTCGGCGGGGACGAGGACAAGCGCCGGGCGTGCGCGGGGCTGGCGAAGCTGGGGGGCAGCGGCATCATCTACTGCTCCACGCGCAAGTCGGCGGAGAACACGCACTCGGCGCTGTGCGAGCGGGGGGTGAACGCCATCCTCTACCACGCGGGCATGGACGACGACGCGCGGCGCCGGGCCCAGGACGAGTTCATGTCCGGCAAGGACGCGGTGGCGGTGGCCACCAACGCCTTCGGCATGGGCATCGACAAGCCGGACATCCGCTTCGTGGCGCACGCGAACATCCCCAAGGCGGTGGAGGCGTACTACCAGGAGATCGGCCGCGCGGGCCGGGACCGGGGCCCCGCCTTCGCCGCGCTGCTCTTCAACCACGCGGACGTGTACACGCAGGAGCGGCTCATCGAGGGCAACCACCCCTCGGAGGCCGTCATCTCGGATTTGTGGAACGTGCTGCGCGAGGTGCCCGAGTACGACAAGGGCCTGCACGTGCTGGCGGCCCAGACGGGGGCGAGCGAGTTCGAGATCTCCGCCGCGCTGCGCATCCTGGAGCGCGAGGGAAAGGTGGAGCGTGGCAGCCGTGGCGAGGGCGAGTACGGGATTACGCTCACGGACAAGGCGCCCACGACCCAGCCACATGCGCCGGACGCGCGGCGGCTGCTCGCCTCGTTCCTGGAGACGTTTCCCGTGGGGCGCTCGGCCACCACGCAACTGCCCATCCTCGCGCGGCGCACGGGCCTGTCCTCGGAGGACATCCAGCACGCGCTCAAGCTGTTGGAGCGCGCGGGGGCGGTGAAGGTGCGCCGGCCCTTCTCCGGGCGGACCATCCGGGCGCTGGAGCAGGTGCCCTTTCGCGAGCTGGGGGTGGACTTGAGCAAGGTGCGCGAGCAGGAGCGGCGCTCGCTGATGCACCTCAAGAAGATGACGGACTACGCGTACACCAAGCGGTGCCGCCGCGCCTTCATCCTCGACTACTTCGGGCAGCAGGACGTGGAGGCCACGTGCGGCAACTGCGACCGGTGCGCGGGCAGCCGGCTGCAGCGGCTGGAGGGCATGGGGCGCTCGTCCACCGCGCCCCGGGCCACGCCGACGCTCGCGCCGGGCCGGCCCGAGGGCTACAGCGAGCTGGCCGCCACGGAGCTGAGGCGCTGGCGCAAGGAGCTCGCGAAGGACCTCCAGGTACCGCCCTTCATCATCTTCAACGACGAGACGCTGCGCGGGCTGGCCGCGGCGCTGCCCATCGAGCGCGAGGCCTTCCTCGCGGTGAAGGGCACGGGGGAGAGCCGCTGGGAGCGCTTCGGCGTCAAGGTGGTGGAGATCTGCCTCATGGCGCGCGCCGCGGGCCACGAGCCCATCGCCGTGGCCCCCACCCCACCCCGCGTCCGCAAGGGCTCCCGGAGTTCACGCTCCTGA
- the radC gene encoding RadC family protein: MERRAVLAAVGREVSAGEGSVRDRPGEVDDARERLFRLGASALTDPELLGVLLGGGARMRALAETLLAMQGGLKALVQQEPRELSARPGMGAARTAQVLAALEWGRRAQRVRERRPRLRTPREISTYLAPHLSALRREVFHVLCFNARNVLLLDARVAEGTINACMVDPREVFAAAITSRATAIVLAHNHPSGDPEPSGQDLSLTAQLIEAGRVLGIKVLDHVVIGDGSYSSLVERGELPRVGGEKASWDMAGERG; the protein is encoded by the coding sequence ATGGAACGGCGGGCGGTGTTGGCGGCGGTGGGGCGGGAGGTCTCCGCGGGGGAGGGGTCGGTGAGGGACAGGCCCGGGGAGGTGGATGACGCCCGGGAGCGTCTCTTCCGGTTGGGGGCGTCGGCCCTCACCGACCCGGAACTCCTGGGTGTGTTGTTGGGAGGGGGAGCGCGCATGCGAGCGCTGGCGGAGACCCTGCTCGCCATGCAGGGGGGACTCAAGGCGCTGGTGCAGCAGGAGCCGCGGGAGCTGAGCGCGCGACCCGGAATGGGCGCGGCGCGCACGGCCCAGGTGCTGGCGGCGCTGGAGTGGGGACGCCGGGCGCAGCGCGTCCGTGAGCGCCGGCCGCGGCTGCGCACCCCGAGGGAGATCTCCACGTACCTGGCGCCGCACCTGAGCGCGCTGCGACGCGAGGTCTTCCACGTGCTGTGCTTCAACGCGCGCAACGTGCTGCTGCTGGACGCCCGGGTGGCCGAGGGCACCATCAACGCGTGCATGGTGGATCCGCGCGAGGTGTTCGCCGCGGCCATCACCTCGCGCGCCACGGCCATCGTGCTGGCGCACAACCATCCCTCGGGAGATCCGGAACCCTCCGGACAGGACTTGAGCCTCACCGCCCAGCTCATCGAGGCGGGCCGGGTGCTGGGCATCAAGGTGTTGGATCACGTGGTGATTGGGGATGGGAGCTACAGCTCGCTGGTGGAGCGGGGGGAACTGCCACGGGTGGGCGGGGAGAAGGCGTCATGGGACATGGCGGGAGAGCGTGGATGA
- a CDS encoding AraC family transcriptional regulator encodes MPSRHRTRTLPSAPSRIADAGASLAARCVFRQREMDHVFLGVTWLSPGIVHVTRGQKLIRADGTDLQVDAGGYVWIPAGAQLDVRNVPHEGEYAAEALVLSPQLARWLPPQPVKNTPQELRRLSTTGNAEVVEAWHRCTRGLADGAPQEVLRHRLLELLAWLGELGIDAFGASGSVRLRVKRLFSETPGKPWRLGDVARQLAMSEDTLQRHLTRDRASFQELLGEVRMEHALFLLWTTERPLGLIAEDVGYLSASRFAARFRKRFGVLPSELRKGR; translated from the coding sequence ATGCCCAGCCGTCACAGGACCCGAACGCTCCCCTCCGCTCCGAGCCGCATCGCCGATGCGGGCGCCTCGCTCGCGGCGCGCTGCGTGTTCCGCCAACGCGAGATGGATCATGTCTTCCTGGGAGTGACGTGGCTGTCGCCCGGCATCGTGCACGTGACACGCGGCCAGAAGCTCATTCGCGCGGATGGCACGGACCTGCAGGTGGACGCGGGTGGCTATGTCTGGATTCCAGCCGGTGCCCAGCTCGATGTGAGGAACGTTCCCCACGAAGGAGAGTACGCGGCGGAAGCCCTCGTTCTTTCTCCGCAGCTGGCCCGGTGGCTTCCACCCCAGCCCGTGAAGAACACTCCCCAAGAGCTTCGGCGTCTGTCCACCACGGGAAACGCCGAGGTCGTGGAGGCCTGGCATCGGTGCACGCGTGGCCTGGCCGATGGCGCCCCCCAGGAGGTGCTCCGCCACCGTCTGCTGGAATTACTCGCCTGGTTGGGAGAACTCGGCATCGATGCATTCGGCGCGAGCGGGAGCGTGCGCCTGCGCGTCAAACGCCTGTTCTCGGAGACTCCAGGCAAGCCCTGGCGCCTGGGTGACGTGGCTCGCCAGCTGGCCATGAGCGAGGACACGCTCCAGCGCCACCTCACCCGGGATCGCGCGAGCTTCCAGGAACTGCTCGGCGAGGTGCGGATGGAACACGCCCTGTTCCTCCTCTGGACGACGGAGCGCCCGCTCGGACTCATCGCCGAGGACGTGGGCTACCTGTCGGCATCACGCTTCGCGGCACGCTTCCGCAAGCGCTTCGGCGTGCTGCCCTCCGAGTTGCGCAAGGGGCGCTGA